In Micromonospora sp. LH3U1, one genomic interval encodes:
- a CDS encoding ThuA domain-containing protein: MRRNTLLISVIAGLLLALGLAPPASAAPAFRALLFTKTAGYRHDSIPAGISMFQQQAAANNFELVQTEDASVFTAANLATFDVIIMFQTSGMVWTSAAQRQAVEGYLASGKGIVGVHNATDMGIEAEYPWWDQTVNGGAHMPEHSPGVLAGTAIVADKQHPSTAGLPDRWTRSEEWYNFDTNPRGNVHVLVTADERTYNPGSRAMGPDHPISWCRNAGGGRVWATAMGHAIDSYSETNFRNHVLGGVRWAAGNVAGDCGGTVWGNFEKRTLDDNTVDPMAMAVAPDGRVLYVQRGGQVKIFKPSTNSTVTAATLSVYTGGEDGLTGMALDPNFATNGYVYLYHSPASSSTDVNRVSRYTLSGDTLNMSSGVTIIDIPAYRDRTFPEPGHTGGYIDFGPDGNLYIGTGDDTPPNLDPNWQGYAPLDWRSGKANLDAARTAGNTNDLRGKLLRIRPGASGSYTIPTGNLYAQGTAQTRPEIYAMGFRNPFRFSIDPANGWVYLADYGPDRNPPTTNRGPEGLVELNVIKSAGNYGWPFCHGDNQPYAPFNPDTGVVGAKFNCNAPVNNSPNNTGLTSLRPVVAPNMWYGYGTSPTFPELGSGGSAPMGGPVYRYDASNPSATKFPPYYDGVHFFYEWSRSFVKEVHFDSSSAVTRTNPFLPGGGFNKPMDMEFGKDGSLYLLEWGTNFGGGNSDSGLYRIDYIQGGRSPIAKAVGTPTSGTAPLTVQFSSAGTADPDPGNTLSYQWTFGDGTTSTAANPSHVYTANGNYTAQLKVTDNTGKTGFANVQITVGNSAPVVTITTPSNGGMLTFGDQVSYSISVSDPDGGTIDCSKVVLNPALGHDDHAHETTEYPGCSGTISTDLLGGHPDGANLFYVLNARYTDGGGAGGSAPLTGTSQVILQPKHKQAEYYSSQSGTRVVEQSGAESGKRVGDIANNDWIAFSPMSLSGITTVSYRLSSPSGGGSIELRAGSPSGTLLATTTVPSTGGWDNYQSTTPVSVAALSGTQTLYMVFKGSSTNWFDLDSHTFGGAGVGVPATGGGLAGKTWTVTALHSGKLMDVSGVSTADGAQITQWAATGGNNQKWQAVDAGSGAVYLKAVHSGKCVEVIGSSTAAGAFLQQATCNNGNQQKFTATATGTSGVYTVRNVLSGLCVDVNGAATTDGARLLQWTCHSAANQQWRFTAV; this comes from the coding sequence ATGCGTCGCAACACATTGCTCATCTCGGTGATCGCCGGCCTGTTACTGGCGCTCGGACTCGCACCGCCAGCGTCAGCCGCTCCGGCCTTCCGGGCCCTGTTGTTCACCAAGACCGCCGGCTACCGGCACGACTCGATCCCCGCCGGGATCTCGATGTTCCAGCAACAGGCGGCAGCGAACAACTTCGAACTGGTGCAGACCGAGGACGCGAGCGTCTTCACCGCCGCCAACCTGGCGACCTTCGACGTCATCATCATGTTCCAGACCTCAGGCATGGTCTGGACCTCGGCAGCCCAACGCCAGGCGGTGGAGGGTTACCTCGCCAGCGGCAAGGGCATCGTCGGCGTCCACAACGCCACCGACATGGGCATCGAGGCCGAGTACCCGTGGTGGGACCAGACCGTCAACGGCGGCGCCCACATGCCTGAGCACTCCCCCGGTGTGCTGGCCGGCACCGCCATCGTCGCCGACAAGCAGCACCCGTCGACGGCCGGCCTGCCGGATCGCTGGACCCGCAGCGAGGAGTGGTACAACTTCGACACCAACCCACGCGGCAACGTGCACGTGCTGGTGACCGCCGACGAGCGCACGTACAACCCGGGGTCCCGGGCGATGGGCCCGGACCATCCGATTTCCTGGTGTCGCAACGCGGGCGGCGGGCGGGTGTGGGCCACCGCGATGGGCCACGCGATCGATTCCTACAGCGAGACGAACTTCCGCAACCACGTCCTGGGTGGCGTCCGGTGGGCCGCCGGCAACGTCGCTGGCGACTGCGGTGGCACCGTCTGGGGCAACTTCGAGAAGCGCACCCTCGACGACAACACCGTCGACCCGATGGCGATGGCCGTGGCCCCGGACGGGCGGGTGCTCTACGTCCAGCGCGGCGGGCAGGTGAAGATCTTCAAGCCCTCCACCAACAGCACCGTGACCGCCGCCACGCTGAGTGTCTACACCGGAGGCGAGGACGGCCTCACCGGCATGGCGCTGGACCCCAACTTCGCCACCAACGGGTACGTGTACCTGTACCACTCACCGGCGAGCAGTTCGACCGACGTCAACCGCGTCTCTCGCTACACCCTCAGCGGTGACACGCTGAACATGTCCAGCGGTGTGACGATCATCGACATCCCTGCGTACCGTGACCGGACGTTCCCGGAGCCCGGTCACACCGGTGGTTACATCGACTTCGGTCCGGACGGCAACCTCTACATCGGCACCGGTGACGACACACCGCCGAACCTCGACCCCAACTGGCAGGGCTACGCGCCGCTGGACTGGCGGTCGGGCAAGGCCAACCTCGACGCCGCCCGGACCGCTGGCAACACCAACGACCTACGCGGGAAGCTGCTGCGCATCCGCCCCGGAGCCAGCGGCAGCTACACCATCCCGACGGGCAACCTCTACGCCCAGGGCACCGCGCAGACCCGCCCGGAGATCTACGCGATGGGCTTCCGCAACCCGTTCCGGTTCTCGATCGACCCGGCCAACGGCTGGGTCTACCTGGCCGACTACGGGCCGGACCGCAACCCGCCCACCACCAACCGGGGCCCCGAAGGCCTGGTCGAGCTCAACGTGATCAAGTCGGCCGGCAACTACGGTTGGCCGTTCTGCCACGGTGACAACCAGCCCTACGCGCCGTTCAACCCGGACACCGGCGTCGTCGGCGCGAAGTTCAACTGCAACGCACCGGTCAACAACTCGCCCAACAACACCGGCCTGACCAGCCTGCGGCCCGTCGTCGCACCCAACATGTGGTACGGCTACGGCACCTCGCCGACCTTCCCGGAGCTCGGCTCCGGCGGCTCGGCGCCGATGGGCGGCCCGGTCTACCGGTACGACGCGTCGAACCCGTCCGCGACGAAGTTCCCGCCCTACTACGACGGCGTGCACTTCTTCTACGAGTGGTCGCGCAGCTTCGTCAAGGAGGTGCACTTCGACTCCTCCTCGGCGGTGACCCGCACCAACCCGTTCCTACCCGGTGGCGGGTTCAACAAGCCCATGGACATGGAGTTCGGCAAGGACGGCTCGCTCTACCTGCTGGAGTGGGGCACCAACTTCGGCGGCGGCAACAGCGATTCCGGGCTCTACCGGATCGACTATATCCAGGGCGGTCGGTCGCCGATCGCCAAGGCCGTCGGCACGCCCACCAGTGGCACCGCCCCGCTCACCGTCCAGTTCAGCAGTGCGGGCACGGCCGACCCGGACCCAGGCAACACCCTCAGCTACCAGTGGACGTTCGGCGACGGCACCACCTCCACGGCGGCCAACCCGTCGCACGTCTACACGGCCAACGGCAACTACACCGCGCAGTTGAAGGTCACCGACAACACCGGCAAGACGGGCTTCGCCAACGTCCAGATCACCGTCGGCAACAGCGCACCGGTGGTCACCATCACCACACCGTCCAACGGAGGCATGCTCACCTTCGGCGACCAGGTGTCGTACTCGATCAGTGTCTCCGACCCCGACGGCGGGACGATCGACTGCAGCAAGGTGGTCCTCAACCCGGCGCTGGGTCACGACGACCACGCACACGAGACCACCGAGTACCCGGGCTGCTCGGGCACCATCTCCACCGACCTGCTCGGCGGGCACCCCGACGGCGCCAACCTGTTCTACGTGTTGAACGCGCGATACACCGACGGTGGCGGTGCGGGGGGCTCGGCCCCGCTCACCGGCACGTCGCAGGTCATCCTCCAACCGAAGCACAAGCAGGCCGAGTACTACAGCAGCCAGTCCGGCACCCGGGTCGTCGAGCAGTCCGGAGCGGAGAGCGGCAAGCGCGTCGGCGACATCGCCAACAACGACTGGATCGCGTTCAGCCCGATGAGCCTGTCGGGCATCACGACCGTCAGCTACCGCCTGTCGTCGCCGTCCGGTGGGGGCTCGATCGAGCTGCGAGCCGGCTCGCCGAGCGGGACGCTGCTGGCCACGACAACCGTGCCCAGCACCGGTGGTTGGGACAACTACCAGTCCACGACACCGGTGAGTGTCGCCGCCCTGTCCGGGACGCAGACGCTCTACATGGTGTTCAAGGGCAGCTCGACCAACTGGTTCGATCTCGACTCGCACACCTTCGGCGGTGCCGGCGTCGGCGTACCCGCCACCGGCGGTGGCCTAGCGGGAAAGACCTGGACGGTCACGGCGCTGCACAGCGGCAAGCTGATGGACGTCAGCGGTGTCTCCACCGCCGACGGCGCCCAGATCACCCAGTGGGCGGCCACCGGGGGCAACAACCAGAAGTGGCAGGCCGTCGACGCCGGAAGCGGTGCGGTCTACCTCAAGGCCGTGCACAGCGGCAAGTGTGTCGAGGTGATCGGCAGCTCGACGGCGGCGGGTGCCTTCCTCCAGCAGGCCACCTGCAACAACGGCAACCAGCAGAAGTTCACCGCGACCGCGACGGGAACCTCCGGGGTCTACACGGTGCGCAATGTGCTGAGCGGGCTCTGCGTCGACGTCAACGGCGCCGCCACCACCGACGGCGCCCGACTGTTGCAGTGGACCTGCCACAGTGCGGCCAACCAGCAGTGGCGGTTCACCGCGGTGTGA